TTGGTGGTTCCCGTCTTGCCGAAGGTCTCCACCCCCGGGACCTGCGCTGCCCGTCCCGTCCCCCAGAGGACCGCCTGCACCAGCATGGAACGCACCGCCAGGGCTGTCTCCATGGAGATGCCCCGATCCAGGCGAGGCCCGTTCTTCTCCAGAATCTCCCCGGAGGCGGAGCGGATCTCCCGGATCCCGAAGGGCGTCACCCGGTAGCCGTTGTTGGCGAAACAGGAGAAGGCCACCGCCATTTCCTGGGGCGTCACGCTGGTGGAACCCAGGGCCAGAGACAGATCGTCGGGAAGGTGCGGGGTGGTGATCCCCATCTTGCGGGCCACCTCCTGGATGGAGGGGATCCCCACGATCTGGGCCAGGCGGACCGCCGGGGTGTTGAGGGAGCGTCCCAGGGCCTCCACGAGGGTCACCTCTCCGCTGAACTTTCGGTCGTAGTTCTGGGGGGACCATCCGTTGGGAAAGGTCAGGGGCGCATCCAGCAGATGGTCCACGGGGCGATAGCCGTTTTCGAAGGCCGCCGCATAGACCAGGGGCTTGAAGGAGGAGCCGGGTTGGCGGAAGGCCTGCACCGCCCGGTTGAACTTGCTTTTCCGAAAATCCCGCCCTCCCACCAGGGCGAGGATTTCCCCCGTGTCCGGGTCCAGAGCCACCAGAGCCCCCTCGTGGGGCAGACCGACAAAGGCCTTCTCCGCCGCCTTCTGGAGGTCCAGGTCCAGGGTGGTGAGAATGCTCAAGCCTCCCCGGTAGACCGTATCTGCTCCATAGGCGGGCAGAAGGTTCTTGAAGAGCAGATGGGACACGAAGTAGGGCGCCTGCTGGAGTTCCAGCTTCCGTCTCTTGCCGGAACGAAGCTGCAGAGGCTTGGCCAAGGTGCCCTTCTCCTGGTCCAGGCTGATCCAGCCCAGGTCCGCCATCCGGTGGAGCACGTAGCGCTGCCTCGTCTTGGACCCTTCGGGATTGCGCACCGGCGTGTAGTACTCCGGGGCCGCGATGAGACCCGCCAGAGTGGAAGCCTCCGCCAGGGAGAGGGCGGACGCCTCCTTGCCGAAGTAGCTCTGCGCCGCCGCCCCGATGCCGTAGGTGCCGTGTCCCAGATAGATGGTGTTCACGTACATTTCCAGGATCTTGTCCTTGGAGTAGATCCTCTCCAGGCGGATGGACAGAATGGCTTCCTTGATCTTCCGGGTGAAGGTCTTCTCCCGGCTCAGAAACAGGTTGCGGGCCAACTGCTGGGTGATGGTGCTGCCCCCTTGCCGTGCCCTCTGGTGGGAGAGGTCGATCCACAGAGCCCGGAGGATGGCCGCGGGGCGCAACCCCGCGTGTTCGTAGAACTCGCTGTCCTCCGCTGCCAGGGTGGCCTTCAGGAACCACGGAGAGATCTTCCCCAAGGGGACCCAGGTCCGGTTTTCCTCGAAGAGGGTGGTGATGACACGGCCGTTTCGATCCAGCACCGTCGTGGCCAGGCTGGGCTGTCTCCGAAGGATCTCCTCGGAGGAAGGCAACGTCTCCGAAAGGTCCTTCAACAGGACCGTGACCCCCACGGAGAAGAAGGCGGCGCTCCCCAGGAGCAACAGAAGGAGAAAGCTCAGGAGGATCTTCACGATTCCCCCGGGTCTGCGGCTTCGGGAAAAGGGGATTCTGCGGGCGTTCGGGACGGTATGCTTCATCGTCGACCTCCGGATGGTCGTGTAGTGGAGAAGGGATCGCGAAGGAATCGGGGAACCCGCGCGGATTATAGCACAGCAAATTTACTCCCAGGGGTTGCGCGACTCCGGGAGGCGTGCTAAACTCCCCTTTGTCGCCGCAAGGCGGCACCGAACCTTGCCAACTGAATACAGCGCGCGAAAGAGCAACCAACCGTCAAAAGACCAGTATTGTTCGGAGAGTTTGATCCTGGCTCAGGACGAACGCTGGCGGCGTGCTTAACACATGCAAGTCGAACGGACTGTTAGTGAAAGCTTGCTGGATCTAACAGTTAGTGGCGGACGGGTGAGTAACACGTGAGAACCTATCCCGACCCGGGGGACAACAGGTGGAAACGCCTGCTAATACCCCATAGGCGCAGAGATGCGTGAAAGGAGCAATCCGGGGAGGGAGGGGCTCGCGGCCTATCAGCTAGTAGGTGGGGTAACGGCCCACCTAGGCGATGACGGGTAGCCGGCCTGAGAGGGCGCACGGCCACACTGGAACTGAGACACGGTCCAGACTCCTACGGGAGGCAGCAGTGGGGAATCTTGGGCAATGGGGGCAACCCTGACCCAGCGACGCCGCGTGAGGGACGAAATCCCTTGGGATGTAAACCTCTGTTGTGCGGGACGAAGGACGTGACGGTACCGCACGAGGAAGCCCCGGCAAACTACGTGCCAGCAGCCGCGGTAATACGTAGGGGGCGAGCGTTGTCCGGAATTACTGGGCGTAAAGCGCACGCAGGCGGGT
The sequence above is drawn from the Aminomonas paucivorans DSM 12260 genome and encodes:
- a CDS encoding transglycosylase domain-containing protein, whose product is MKHTVPNARRIPFSRSRRPGGIVKILLSFLLLLLLGSAAFFSVGVTVLLKDLSETLPSSEEILRRQPSLATTVLDRNGRVITTLFEENRTWVPLGKISPWFLKATLAAEDSEFYEHAGLRPAAILRALWIDLSHQRARQGGSTITQQLARNLFLSREKTFTRKIKEAILSIRLERIYSKDKILEMYVNTIYLGHGTYGIGAAAQSYFGKEASALSLAEASTLAGLIAAPEYYTPVRNPEGSKTRQRYVLHRMADLGWISLDQEKGTLAKPLQLRSGKRRKLELQQAPYFVSHLLFKNLLPAYGADTVYRGGLSILTTLDLDLQKAAEKAFVGLPHEGALVALDPDTGEILALVGGRDFRKSKFNRAVQAFRQPGSSFKPLVYAAAFENGYRPVDHLLDAPLTFPNGWSPQNYDRKFSGEVTLVEALGRSLNTPAVRLAQIVGIPSIQEVARKMGITTPHLPDDLSLALGSTSVTPQEMAVAFSCFANNGYRVTPFGIREIRSASGEILEKNGPRLDRGISMETALAVRSMLVQAVLWGTGRAAQVPGVETFGKTGTTNDWSDAWFVGGVPGLVAVVYVGNDNHTSLGAKAVGGKVAAPVWKRFVTEAVRLRGTPARFTVPAEGHVEIVRVCRKTGFLATGSCQGAEVALRTGEAPTAECPFHGGSRVAAREDGNAPQLLLAPADDASVQGRYALRYGSQERSVQPAESEASVETPETPVATEAPAEPVVAAKRPPAKAATPANPQAKPYAKDLSPANEVEKKYQDLLKQYRITN